In a single window of the Caulobacter soli genome:
- a CDS encoding type II toxin-antitoxin system RelE/ParE family toxin: MRSKLLTVVETPIFLRQAAGIWTDDERGELVDHLARNPEAGVLIPDTGGVRKVRWGKQGSGKRGGARVIYFYHHPDAPLYLLLAYAKAQREDMTQDEKKAVAALAALLKQQHPSPRRT, encoded by the coding sequence ATGCGGAGCAAACTCCTCACCGTCGTTGAGACGCCGATCTTTCTGCGCCAGGCGGCTGGGATCTGGACTGATGACGAGCGCGGGGAGTTGGTGGATCACCTGGCCCGCAATCCAGAGGCCGGCGTGCTGATCCCTGACACGGGCGGCGTTCGAAAGGTGCGCTGGGGCAAGCAAGGCAGCGGAAAGCGCGGCGGCGCCAGGGTGATCTATTTTTATCATCACCCCGACGCTCCGCTCTATCTTCTCCTCGCCTACGCCAAGGCGCAACGCGAGGACATGACGCAGGACGAGAAGAAGGCGGTCGCGGCATTGGCCGCCCTCTTGAAACAACAACACCCTTCTCCGAGGAGAACATGA
- a CDS encoding LacI family DNA-binding transcriptional regulator translates to MSSKVTIHEVARLSGVSIKTVSRVLNREPNVKVDTRTRVQEAVAALNYRPNISARSLAGSKAYLIGVFFDNPSPAYVTDVQLGAIARCREEGYHLIVEPLDSEGDVAAQVEPMLHTLRMDGVILTPPVCDNVAVLDVLEAEGVPYVRLSPDQDLDRSAHVRMDDVRAAYEMTAHLIGLGHTDIGFIKGHPEHGASHLRYEGYVAAMTEHGHAVREEHVEQGWFSFRSGFEAAERLLNRADRPTAIFASNDDMALGVMAVANRLRLEVPHTLSVAGFDDTPGAKVVWPQLTTVRQPIQAMAAAAADLLLSGATRAEGDARPPSRLLDFELVVRESTGPVG, encoded by the coding sequence TTGAGTTCCAAGGTTACGATCCATGAAGTCGCCCGCCTGTCGGGCGTATCGATCAAGACCGTTTCGCGGGTGCTGAACCGCGAGCCGAACGTGAAGGTCGACACCCGCACCCGAGTGCAGGAAGCCGTCGCGGCGCTGAACTACCGGCCCAACATCTCGGCTCGCAGCCTGGCGGGTTCGAAGGCCTATCTGATCGGCGTGTTCTTCGACAACCCCAGCCCCGCCTATGTCACCGACGTGCAGCTGGGCGCGATCGCCCGCTGCCGCGAGGAGGGGTATCACCTGATCGTCGAGCCGCTCGATTCCGAGGGCGACGTGGCCGCCCAGGTCGAGCCGATGCTGCACACCCTGCGCATGGACGGCGTGATCCTGACGCCGCCGGTCTGCGACAATGTCGCGGTGCTGGATGTGCTGGAGGCCGAGGGCGTGCCCTATGTGCGGCTATCGCCCGACCAGGACCTGGACCGTTCCGCCCATGTGCGCATGGACGACGTGCGCGCCGCCTACGAGATGACCGCCCATCTGATCGGCCTGGGCCACACCGACATCGGCTTCATCAAGGGCCACCCCGAGCACGGCGCCTCGCACCTGCGCTACGAGGGCTATGTGGCGGCGATGACGGAGCACGGCCACGCCGTGCGCGAGGAGCATGTCGAGCAGGGCTGGTTCTCGTTCCGCTCGGGCTTCGAGGCGGCCGAGCGGCTGCTGAACCGCGCCGACCGGCCGACGGCGATCTTCGCCTCCAATGACGACATGGCCCTGGGCGTGATGGCGGTGGCTAACCGCCTACGCCTGGAGGTGCCCCACACCTTGTCGGTGGCCGGCTTCGACGACACGCCCGGCGCCAAGGTGGTCTGGCCGCAGCTCACCACCGTGCGCCAGCCTATCCAGGCCATGGCCGCCGCCGCCGCCGACCTGCTGCTGAGCGGCGCCACCCGCGCCGAAGGTGATGCGCGTCCGCCCTCGCGCCTGCTCGATTTCGAGCTGGTGGTCCGCGAGTCCACAGGGCCCGTCGGCTAG
- the edd gene encoding phosphogluconate dehydratase gives MALNPVIAEVTARIIARSRDSRATYLANLDAAAAAQPGRAKLSCANWAHAFAASPSVDKVRALDPNAPNLGIVSAYNDMLSAHQPLEEYPALIKAAAREVGATAQFAGGVPAMCDGVTQGRPGMELSLFSRDVIAMATGIALTHDAFDGALYLGVCDKIVPGLLIGALTFSHLPAMFVPAGPMTSGLPNSEKARIRALYAEGKVGREELLAAESASYHGPGTCTFYGTANTNQMLMELMGLHLPGSAFVHPHTPLRTALVKEAAKRVAAITHKGNDWIPVGRVIDEKAVVNGVVGLMATGGSTNLALHLVAMAHAAGIILTLEDLDDISKATPLLAKVYPNGSADVNQFHAAGGIHFVVKELLKAGLAHEDVLTVAGPGLSRYTQEPILVDGELTWREGADESLDLNILRPASDPFSPEGGLRLLTGNLGRGVIKVSAVKPEHQVITAPAAVFQEQEDFIAAFKRGELDRDVVVVVRFQGPSANGMPELHNLSPSISVLLDRGFKVALVTDGRMSGASGKTPAAIHVTPEAAKGGALAYVQDGDVISLNAHTGELKILVDEATLRARTPASVPASKPGYGRELFGWMRAGVGAADHGGSVLFA, from the coding sequence ATGGCCTTGAATCCCGTTATCGCCGAAGTCACCGCCCGGATCATCGCGCGCAGCCGCGACAGCCGCGCGACCTACCTGGCCAATCTCGACGCCGCGGCCGCCGCCCAGCCGGGCCGAGCGAAGCTCAGCTGCGCCAACTGGGCCCACGCCTTCGCCGCCTCGCCGTCGGTCGACAAGGTGCGGGCGCTGGACCCGAACGCCCCGAACCTGGGCATCGTCTCGGCCTATAACGACATGCTGTCGGCCCACCAGCCGCTGGAAGAGTATCCGGCGCTGATCAAGGCCGCCGCGCGCGAGGTTGGAGCCACGGCCCAGTTCGCCGGCGGCGTGCCGGCCATGTGCGACGGCGTCACCCAGGGCCGCCCGGGCATGGAGCTGTCGCTGTTCTCGCGCGACGTGATCGCCATGGCCACCGGCATCGCCCTGACCCACGACGCCTTCGACGGCGCGCTGTACCTGGGCGTCTGCGACAAGATCGTGCCGGGCCTGCTGATCGGCGCCCTGACCTTCAGCCACCTGCCGGCGATGTTCGTGCCGGCCGGTCCGATGACCTCGGGCCTGCCCAATTCGGAAAAGGCCCGCATTCGCGCCCTCTACGCCGAGGGCAAGGTCGGCCGCGAGGAACTGCTGGCCGCCGAGAGCGCCAGCTACCATGGCCCCGGCACCTGCACCTTCTACGGTACGGCCAACACCAACCAGATGCTGATGGAACTGATGGGCCTGCATTTGCCGGGCTCGGCCTTCGTCCATCCGCACACGCCGCTGCGCACCGCCCTCGTGAAGGAAGCCGCCAAGCGCGTGGCCGCCATCACCCACAAGGGCAACGACTGGATCCCGGTCGGCCGGGTGATCGACGAAAAGGCCGTGGTCAACGGCGTGGTCGGCCTGATGGCCACCGGCGGTTCGACCAACCTGGCCCTGCACCTGGTGGCCATGGCCCACGCGGCCGGCATCATCCTGACCCTGGAAGACCTGGACGACATCTCCAAGGCCACGCCCTTGCTGGCCAAGGTCTATCCGAACGGTTCGGCCGACGTGAACCAGTTCCACGCCGCCGGCGGCATCCACTTCGTGGTCAAGGAACTGCTGAAGGCGGGCCTGGCCCATGAGGATGTCCTGACCGTCGCCGGACCCGGTCTGTCGCGCTACACCCAGGAGCCGATCCTGGTCGATGGCGAGCTGACCTGGCGCGAGGGCGCCGACGAGTCGCTGGACCTCAACATCCTGCGCCCGGCCTCCGATCCGTTCAGCCCGGAAGGCGGCCTGCGCCTGCTGACCGGCAACCTGGGTCGTGGCGTGATCAAGGTCTCGGCCGTGAAGCCCGAGCACCAGGTGATCACCGCTCCGGCGGCCGTGTTCCAGGAGCAAGAAGACTTCATCGCCGCCTTCAAGCGTGGCGAGCTGGACCGTGACGTCGTGGTGGTGGTGCGCTTCCAAGGGCCGTCGGCCAACGGCATGCCCGAACTGCACAACCTGTCGCCGTCGATCTCGGTGCTGCTGGACCGCGGCTTCAAGGTGGCCCTGGTCACCGACGGCCGGATGTCGGGCGCTTCGGGCAAGACCCCGGCGGCCATCCATGTCACGCCGGAAGCGGCCAAGGGCGGCGCCCTGGCCTATGTCCAGGACGGCGACGTGATCTCCCTCAACGCCCACACGGGCGAACTGAAGATCCTGGTGGACGAGGCGACGTTGCGCGCCCGCACGCCGGCGAGCGTCCCGGCGTCCAAGCCGGGCTACGGGCGGGAATTGTTCGGCTGGATGCGGGCGGGGGTCGGCGCGGCCGACCACGGCGGCTCCGTGCTGTTTGCTTAG
- a CDS encoding helix-turn-helix domain-containing protein, with protein MTTTFGQDLIASLEEALDHADGKGKGALEHVVEAPDVRSLREQLRMSQQEFSHAYKIPLPTLKGWEQGRRHPDATAAAFLNVIARLPKETQKALAA; from the coding sequence ATGACCACGACCTTCGGACAGGACCTAATCGCCAGCCTCGAGGAAGCGCTGGATCATGCGGACGGCAAGGGCAAAGGCGCGCTTGAACACGTGGTGGAGGCGCCGGATGTTCGCTCCCTGCGCGAGCAACTGAGAATGTCGCAACAGGAATTTTCGCACGCCTACAAGATTCCCCTGCCGACTTTGAAAGGCTGGGAGCAGGGACGTCGGCATCCGGACGCCACCGCCGCGGCGTTCCTCAACGTGATCGCGCGCTTGCCCAAGGAAACCCAAAAGGCGCTCGCCGCCTGA
- a CDS encoding endoglucanase, with protein sequence MKLGATLRSAVAAICILGVATPSVSISAAPSHASKPAAKKSTTQKPAPRKAAARPAAARPAAAPAGLQIRIAQAPDFTRLEFPGSRGMQAHREGTTVVLRFPRDANPNLSALNVGPPRWVKGGQARHVGGVVEIVVALSDDADFRAGNADGDDFINLFARPEAAAAPAPAAAVIAQRPNPMPAGGVVPVKFAKVSGQIQLSFDWANPAGAAVFRRGEAVWVVFDTPARLDIGKLPASTPQYRNIQAFKGPDYSALRISTPQGAPFYADGIGSNWTIALGAGTQDSPDLIHVARDDNATPATLTANVAGTTKVVWAADPAVGDRIAVATALAPSKGLPSRRDYVEMALLQSATGLAVESYSGDLQVTADGDIVRMGRPKGLLLSASSSGQAQADAGAGAPQAMSMPALIDPEHWAKTGSGGFMARYDALLGAIPAAGGADGKGDDTAARMALARFLVGSNLSFEAIGVLNAAGRAHQTLMGDGEFRGLRGVATVLARRYAEAETDFASPVLNDDPSAALWRGYIASKTGQWVDANQHFVDGARALNMFPALWQARFLGAQAEAAVGVGAPETAIRLINQALKLPNIPVEDQLELRLTLAKAFEAKNDSRALPMFQAISKCGIDRLAAPATLHAIQLRLAKGQISADVAAKGLDALRFHWRGDGVELDTIRALGQLQIKQGRYREALEVLHSANNVQSDLPQAVALRNDLNGAFRTLFLDGLADGMQPIQAVGLFYDFQDLTPIGADGDQMVRNLVRRLVDVDLLDEAAKLLKYQVDNRLNGVPKAQVATDLAWIYLMDRKPESALDTINNTRTTVLPPALNAERRLATARALMGLGRYDAALEVIEGDKSRDAEDVRAEIAWKQHTWPQAGALYERSLADRWKTPGILSPADESKLLRAAVAFSLADDDASLGRLRQRYGGFVDNARNPDGLRVALAGADPGSLSSSDFSKVTADNEAFNGWVAKMKDRFRAQASN encoded by the coding sequence ATGAAGCTGGGGGCGACTCTGAGATCGGCCGTCGCGGCGATCTGCATCCTCGGGGTCGCGACCCCGAGCGTGTCGATCTCCGCCGCGCCGAGTCACGCCTCCAAGCCCGCCGCCAAGAAGTCGACCACGCAGAAGCCCGCGCCGCGAAAGGCCGCCGCCCGTCCGGCGGCCGCGCGTCCCGCCGCCGCGCCGGCGGGTCTGCAGATCCGGATCGCCCAGGCGCCGGACTTCACGCGGCTCGAATTCCCCGGCTCACGCGGCATGCAGGCCCACCGTGAAGGAACGACCGTCGTTCTGCGCTTCCCGCGCGACGCCAATCCCAACCTTTCGGCGCTCAATGTCGGCCCACCTCGTTGGGTGAAGGGCGGCCAGGCCCGTCATGTCGGCGGTGTGGTCGAGATCGTGGTCGCGCTGAGCGATGACGCCGATTTCCGGGCCGGCAACGCCGACGGTGACGACTTCATCAACCTGTTCGCCCGCCCGGAGGCCGCCGCCGCTCCCGCGCCCGCCGCGGCGGTGATCGCGCAGCGTCCCAACCCGATGCCGGCGGGCGGCGTCGTGCCGGTCAAGTTCGCCAAGGTCTCGGGGCAGATCCAACTCAGCTTTGACTGGGCCAATCCGGCCGGCGCCGCCGTGTTCCGGCGCGGCGAGGCCGTCTGGGTGGTGTTCGACACGCCCGCGCGGCTGGACATCGGCAAGCTGCCGGCCAGCACGCCGCAGTACCGCAACATCCAGGCCTTCAAGGGACCCGACTATTCGGCCCTGCGCATCAGCACCCCGCAAGGCGCGCCGTTCTACGCCGACGGGATCGGCTCCAACTGGACGATCGCGCTGGGGGCGGGGACCCAGGACTCGCCCGACCTGATCCATGTGGCCCGCGACGACAACGCCACCCCCGCCACTCTGACCGCCAACGTGGCCGGCACGACCAAGGTCGTCTGGGCGGCCGATCCGGCGGTGGGCGATCGCATCGCCGTGGCTACGGCGCTGGCCCCGTCCAAGGGCCTGCCGTCGCGCCGAGACTATGTCGAGATGGCCTTGCTGCAGTCGGCCACGGGCCTGGCGGTGGAAAGCTATTCCGGCGACCTGCAGGTGACCGCCGACGGCGATATCGTTCGCATGGGCCGGCCCAAGGGCCTGTTGCTGTCCGCGTCGTCCAGCGGTCAGGCCCAGGCCGACGCCGGAGCCGGCGCGCCCCAGGCGATGTCGATGCCGGCCCTGATCGATCCCGAGCACTGGGCCAAGACCGGGTCCGGCGGCTTCATGGCCCGCTACGACGCCTTGCTGGGCGCGATTCCCGCCGCCGGCGGCGCCGACGGCAAGGGCGACGACACGGCCGCCCGCATGGCCCTGGCCCGCTTCCTGGTCGGCTCCAACCTGTCCTTCGAAGCCATCGGCGTGCTCAACGCCGCCGGCCGTGCTCACCAGACCCTGATGGGCGATGGCGAGTTCCGGGGTCTGCGCGGCGTGGCCACGGTGCTGGCGCGCCGCTACGCCGAGGCCGAGACGGATTTCGCCTCGCCGGTGCTGAACGACGATCCCTCGGCCGCCTTGTGGCGCGGCTACATCGCCAGCAAGACCGGCCAGTGGGTCGACGCCAACCAGCATTTCGTCGACGGCGCGCGCGCGCTCAACATGTTCCCGGCCCTGTGGCAGGCCCGCTTCCTGGGCGCCCAGGCCGAAGCGGCGGTCGGCGTCGGCGCGCCCGAGACCGCCATCCGCCTGATCAATCAGGCCCTGAAGCTGCCCAACATTCCGGTCGAGGACCAGTTGGAGCTGCGCCTGACCCTCGCCAAGGCCTTTGAGGCCAAGAACGACTCCCGCGCCCTGCCGATGTTCCAGGCGATTTCCAAGTGCGGCATCGACCGCCTGGCCGCGCCGGCGACCCTGCACGCCATCCAACTGCGCCTGGCCAAGGGCCAGATCAGCGCCGACGTCGCGGCCAAGGGCCTGGACGCTCTGCGCTTCCACTGGCGCGGCGACGGGGTCGAGCTGGACACCATTCGCGCGCTGGGCCAGCTGCAGATCAAGCAGGGCCGTTATCGCGAGGCGCTGGAGGTTCTGCATTCGGCCAACAACGTGCAGTCCGACTTGCCGCAGGCCGTCGCCCTGCGCAACGACCTGAACGGCGCCTTCCGCACCCTGTTCCTCGACGGCCTGGCCGACGGCATGCAGCCGATCCAGGCGGTGGGGCTGTTCTACGACTTCCAGGACCTGACGCCGATCGGCGCCGACGGCGACCAGATGGTCCGCAACCTGGTGCGCCGCCTGGTCGACGTCGACCTGCTGGACGAAGCCGCCAAGCTGCTGAAATACCAGGTCGACAACCGCCTGAACGGCGTGCCCAAGGCCCAGGTGGCCACGGACCTGGCCTGGATCTACCTGATGGACCGCAAGCCCGAGAGCGCGCTGGACACCATCAACAACACCCGCACGACGGTCCTGCCGCCGGCTCTGAACGCCGAGCGCCGCCTGGCCACAGCCCGCGCCCTGATGGGTCTGGGCCGCTATGACGCGGCGCTGGAGGTGATCGAAGGCGACAAGAGCCGCGACGCCGAGGATGTGCGCGCCGAGATCGCCTGGAAGCAGCACACCTGGCCCCAGGCCGGCGCCCTGTACGAGCGTTCCCTGGCCGACCGCTGGAAGACGCCCGGCATCCTGAGCCCCGCCGACGAGTCCAAGCTGCTGCGCGCGGCCGTGGCCTTCAGCCTGGCCGACGACGACGCTTCGCTGGGACGCTTGCGCCAGCGCTACGGCGGCTTCGTCGACAACGCCCGCAATCCTGACGGCCTGCGCGTGGCCCTGGCCGGCGCCGATCCGGGCAGCCTGTCCAGCAGCGACTTCAGCAAGGTCACCGCCGACAACGAAGCCTTCAACGGCTGGGTGGCCAAGATGAAGGACCGCTTCCGGGCCCAGGCCAGCAACTAG
- the pgl gene encoding 6-phosphogluconolactonase, translated as MATTTLPLIEAFPTREALYDAAASVVASALTDAVAKRGQAGFAATGGSTPAPVYDRLSAMTVPWDKVVVTLTDERFVPPSDPSSNEGLVRRHLLQGQAAKAGFAPLYFDGVAQDEVAAKAEPGVAQALPFGVTLLGVGPDGHFASLFPGNPKLAEGLDPKSERTVIAVPPGQPAPDLPRISLTFQALIQSSLIVLLITGGAKKTLLEGPVDQALPIASILNQDRAPVRILWAE; from the coding sequence ATGGCGACCACGACCCTTCCTCTGATCGAGGCTTTCCCGACCCGGGAGGCGTTGTACGACGCCGCCGCCTCGGTCGTGGCCTCGGCCCTGACCGACGCCGTGGCCAAGCGCGGCCAGGCCGGCTTCGCCGCTACGGGAGGCTCCACGCCGGCGCCGGTCTATGACCGGCTGTCGGCGATGACGGTTCCCTGGGACAAGGTCGTGGTCACCCTGACCGACGAGCGCTTCGTGCCGCCGTCCGACCCCAGCAGCAACGAGGGCCTGGTTCGTCGGCACCTGCTGCAAGGGCAGGCGGCCAAGGCCGGTTTCGCGCCGCTCTATTTCGACGGTGTGGCTCAGGACGAGGTCGCGGCCAAGGCCGAGCCTGGTGTCGCCCAGGCGCTGCCGTTCGGCGTCACCCTGCTGGGCGTCGGCCCTGACGGCCACTTCGCCTCGCTGTTCCCCGGCAATCCGAAACTGGCGGAAGGTCTGGACCCCAAGTCCGAGCGCACGGTGATCGCCGTGCCGCCCGGCCAGCCGGCCCCGGACCTGCCCCGGATCAGCCTGACCTTCCAGGCGTTGATCCAGTCGTCGCTGATCGTCCTGCTGATCACCGGCGGCGCCAAGAAGACGTTGCTCGAAGGTCCGGTCGATCAAGCCTTGCCGATCGCCTCGATTCTGAACCAGGACCGCGCCCCGGTCCGTATCCTCTGGGCGGAGTAG
- the zwf gene encoding glucose-6-phosphate dehydrogenase yields MTKETNADQTGREVLVLLGGAGDLALRMLLPSLYFLEVDRLLPHDLRIIGLARHDHTPDSYRQLVREQLGKRAAVEESAWNRLAARLDYLSVDITQEDGAKALAQKVGKHGELVIYFALSPSLYGSVCTALQAAGLTGPKTRLVLEKPIGKDFQSSCAINGAVGAVVDESQIFRIDHYLGKETVQNLTALRFGNVLFEPLWDNKSIDHVQITIAETEKVGERWPYYDEYGALRDMLQNHLLQLLCLVAMEAPSAFDPDAVRDEKVKVLRSLRPFTKANVAHDTVRGQYVSGVVEGTAREGYLEEVGKGSKTETFVALKVDIDNWRWAGVPFFLRTGKNLPDRRTQIVVQFKPVPHNIFGAAAQGETKANRLVIDLQPDEDISLTVMTKRPGLSEEGMRLQSLPLSLAMSAAGSRRRIAYEKLLLDVFRGDRTLFVRRDEVEQAWKFVDGVSAAWAEAKIEPAPYAAGTWGPHGATALIAPQGRAWNA; encoded by the coding sequence TTGACCAAAGAGACAAACGCCGATCAGACCGGCCGCGAAGTGCTGGTCCTGCTGGGTGGCGCGGGCGATCTGGCCCTGCGCATGCTGCTGCCTTCCCTGTATTTTCTCGAGGTCGACCGCCTGCTGCCGCATGACCTGCGGATCATCGGCTTGGCTCGCCACGACCATACCCCTGACAGCTATCGGCAACTGGTGCGTGAGCAACTGGGCAAGCGGGCCGCCGTCGAAGAATCGGCCTGGAACCGCCTGGCCGCCCGCCTGGACTACCTGTCGGTCGACATCACCCAGGAAGACGGCGCCAAGGCCCTGGCCCAGAAAGTCGGCAAGCACGGCGAGCTGGTCATCTATTTCGCTCTGTCGCCCAGCCTGTACGGCTCGGTCTGCACCGCCTTGCAGGCGGCCGGCCTGACCGGTCCCAAGACCCGCCTGGTGCTGGAAAAGCCGATCGGCAAGGACTTCCAGAGCTCCTGCGCGATCAACGGCGCGGTCGGCGCGGTGGTCGACGAAAGCCAGATCTTCCGCATCGACCACTATCTGGGCAAGGAGACGGTCCAGAACCTGACCGCCCTGCGTTTCGGCAACGTGCTGTTCGAGCCTCTGTGGGACAACAAGTCCATCGACCACGTGCAGATCACCATCGCCGAGACCGAGAAGGTCGGCGAGCGCTGGCCCTATTACGACGAGTACGGCGCCCTGCGCGACATGCTGCAGAACCACCTGCTGCAACTGCTGTGTCTGGTCGCCATGGAGGCCCCGTCGGCCTTCGATCCCGACGCGGTCCGCGACGAGAAGGTCAAGGTGCTGCGCTCCCTGCGCCCCTTCACCAAGGCCAACGTCGCCCACGACACCGTGCGCGGCCAGTATGTCTCGGGCGTCGTCGAGGGCACGGCCCGCGAGGGTTATCTGGAAGAGGTCGGCAAGGGCTCCAAGACCGAGACCTTCGTGGCCCTGAAGGTCGACATCGACAACTGGCGCTGGGCCGGCGTGCCGTTCTTCCTGCGCACGGGCAAGAACCTGCCCGACCGCCGCACCCAGATCGTCGTGCAGTTCAAGCCCGTGCCGCACAACATCTTCGGCGCCGCCGCCCAGGGTGAGACCAAGGCCAACCGCCTGGTCATCGACCTGCAGCCGGACGAGGACATCTCGCTGACCGTGATGACCAAGCGTCCGGGCCTGTCGGAGGAGGGGATGCGTCTGCAGTCGCTGCCGCTGTCCCTGGCCATGAGCGCGGCCGGCAGCCGTCGGCGGATCGCCTATGAGAAGCTGCTGCTGGACGTGTTCCGCGGCGACCGCACCCTGTTCGTGCGCCGCGACGAGGTCGAGCAGGCCTGGAAGTTCGTGGACGGAGTCTCGGCCGCCTGGGCCGAGGCCAAGATCGAGCCCGCGCCCTACGCCGCCGGCACCTGGGGCCCGCACGGCGCCACGGCGCTGATCGCGCCGCAGGGCCGGGCCTGGAACGCCTAG
- the glk gene encoding glucokinase: protein MSGLNSIGLGLVGDIGGTNARFALVDFDGADPQLIEPTSYKGEDYGQAEDAIEAYLAKMGLKHPDRAVVAVAGPIEHGAVHFTNSDWKLSEDSLRRAGGFRSAKLINDFTAQALAAPRLAPKDLRQIGPHQTSGDGDLAIIGPGTGFGAAGMVRRHGVETPLTTEGGHIAFAPFDDVEIEILRALNKRFGRCSIERILSGPGMEDLHVILAEVEGRKTDELTAKEITEHGVAGDDCCKVTIDRFCAILGSAAGDLALALGARGGVFIAGGIAPRIVDLLEKGPFRERFESKGRLSDYTRAIPTHVVMNPHTALIGAAVAMTPDGKAAIS, encoded by the coding sequence ATGAGCGGCTTGAACTCCATCGGGCTTGGCCTGGTCGGCGACATCGGCGGAACCAACGCGCGGTTCGCCCTGGTCGATTTCGATGGGGCCGACCCCCAGCTGATCGAGCCGACCTCGTACAAGGGCGAGGACTACGGTCAGGCCGAGGACGCCATCGAAGCCTATCTGGCCAAGATGGGCCTCAAGCACCCCGACCGGGCGGTGGTGGCCGTCGCCGGTCCGATCGAACACGGGGCCGTGCACTTCACCAACAGCGACTGGAAGCTGTCGGAAGACAGCCTGCGCCGGGCCGGTGGCTTCCGTTCGGCCAAGCTGATCAACGACTTCACCGCCCAGGCCCTGGCCGCGCCGCGCCTGGCGCCCAAGGACCTGCGCCAGATCGGCCCGCACCAGACTTCGGGCGACGGCGACCTGGCGATCATCGGTCCCGGCACCGGCTTTGGCGCGGCGGGCATGGTGCGCCGGCACGGCGTCGAGACGCCCCTGACCACCGAGGGCGGCCATATCGCCTTCGCGCCGTTCGACGACGTCGAGATCGAGATCCTGCGGGCGCTGAACAAGCGGTTCGGCCGCTGCTCGATCGAGCGCATCCTGTCGGGCCCGGGCATGGAGGATCTGCATGTCATCCTGGCCGAGGTCGAGGGCCGCAAGACCGACGAACTGACCGCCAAGGAAATCACCGAGCACGGCGTGGCGGGCGACGATTGCTGCAAGGTCACGATCGACCGGTTCTGCGCCATCCTGGGCTCGGCGGCTGGTGACCTGGCTTTGGCGCTGGGCGCGCGGGGCGGGGTGTTTATCGCCGGCGGCATCGCGCCGCGCATCGTCGACCTGCTGGAAAAGGGTCCGTTCCGCGAGCGATTCGAGTCGAAGGGGCGGCTCAGCGACTACACGCGCGCCATCCCCACCCACGTGGTGATGAACCCCCATACCGCCCTGATCGGCGCCGCCGTGGCGATGACTCCGGACGGCAAAGCGGCCATTTCGTAG